The Dehalococcoidia bacterium genome window below encodes:
- a CDS encoding amidase, whose amino-acid sequence MTELHDLTVAEAARAIREREVSAEELMSALLAVCSELERHLNVWVTLDEDAALEAARLRDRELASEGPRGPLHGVPVGVKDIYYTQGVLTTACSKILADFVPDFDATAVSKLRQAGAVIMGKTVTTEFACGDPPPTRNPWNHAHTPGGSSSGSAVGVIAKMFPAALGSQTGGSVLRPAAYNGVVGLKPTFGRISRYGVVPVSASLDTMGHYGRTVEDTAMLLDAMSGYDPNDPGSVDAQIPNYHAASLAPQSAPRIGLVRTHFWEKATEETQEHADSIARQFAEAGAVVEDIELSPDPFDDMLWAHRILMSTEGADFHREWFVDRADDYSPKVRVMIEDGLQVSAVDYLKAKDVQAAFTRDVTEAMRPFDVVMTPSTPSSAPRDLSTTGDPMFQSPFTFGGFPTITLPSGFDSNAMPLGVQLGTPHWEEAKLLSVAAWAEGILD is encoded by the coding sequence ATGACTGAACTGCACGATCTGACTGTTGCCGAGGCGGCGAGGGCTATCAGGGAGCGTGAGGTGTCGGCTGAGGAGCTGATGTCGGCGCTTTTGGCTGTGTGCAGCGAGCTTGAGCGGCACCTCAATGTCTGGGTGACGCTGGACGAGGACGCGGCCCTCGAAGCGGCACGGCTGCGCGACAGGGAACTTGCATCCGAGGGACCTCGCGGGCCTCTGCACGGCGTGCCGGTGGGCGTGAAGGACATCTACTACACGCAGGGTGTGCTGACGACAGCCTGCTCGAAGATCCTGGCAGACTTCGTGCCGGACTTCGACGCTACAGCCGTCTCCAAGCTGCGACAGGCGGGCGCGGTCATCATGGGCAAGACGGTCACGACCGAGTTCGCGTGCGGCGATCCGCCTCCGACGCGCAACCCGTGGAACCACGCGCACACGCCGGGAGGGTCGAGCTCGGGCTCGGCGGTCGGCGTCATCGCGAAGATGTTCCCGGCGGCGCTCGGGTCGCAGACCGGCGGGTCGGTGCTGCGCCCGGCGGCGTACAACGGCGTGGTCGGGCTCAAGCCCACGTTCGGCAGGATCAGCAGGTACGGCGTCGTGCCGGTGTCGGCGTCGCTGGACACGATGGGGCACTATGGCCGGACCGTCGAGGACACGGCGATGCTTCTCGACGCGATGTCGGGATACGACCCCAACGACCCCGGATCGGTTGACGCGCAGATTCCCAATTATCACGCGGCGTCGCTGGCACCTCAGTCCGCTCCGCGCATCGGGCTGGTGCGCACCCACTTCTGGGAGAAGGCCACTGAGGAGACTCAGGAGCACGCGGACTCGATAGCCCGGCAGTTTGCGGAGGCGGGAGCGGTCGTGGAGGACATCGAGCTGTCCCCGGACCCCTTCGACGATATGCTGTGGGCGCACCGGATACTCATGTCGACCGAGGGCGCAGACTTTCACCGGGAATGGTTCGTGGACCGGGCGGACGACTACTCGCCAAAGGTGCGCGTGATGATCGAGGACGGACTGCAGGTGAGCGCGGTGGACTACCTTAAGGCGAAGGACGTGCAGGCGGCGTTCACCCGCGACGTGACCGAGGCGATGCGGCCCTTCGACGTGGTGATGACTCCGTCGACTCCGTCGTCCGCGCCGCGTGACCTCAGCACCACCGGAGACCCGATGTTCCAGTCGCCGTTCACGTTCGGCGGCTTCCCGACGATCACGCTGCCATCGGGGTTCGACAGCAACGCGATGCCGCTGGGGGTGCAGCTCGGTACCCCGCACTGGGAGGAGGCGAAGCTGCTATCAGTCGCGGCGTGGGCGGAGGGAATTCTGGATTAA